A single genomic interval of Caballeronia sp. NK8 harbors:
- a CDS encoding filamentous hemagglutinin N-terminal domain-containing protein yields MQDRIRPFLPQIRHRRARLRPLAMFISLIASSAYAAPPLPAGGQFVAGSGAISGGGQSLTINQTSTRGVIDWTSFSIGGGRQVTFNNGAGATLNRVTGGEASVILGQLSATGSVYLVNPQGVLVGPGGVVATGGRFVASALNIDGDAFMQGGPLTLSGGGDGMVINLGKIGSSGGDVFLVSRTAAVNGGSISAPQGTVEIATGNQVLLQDASGGQQVFVQAGSGGTAMNGGAIQAAQANLQAADGNVYALAGNSSAIRATGTATRDGHVWLVADQGAVHANGAIAATNANGSGGTVETRATTLDVAGANVQARTWKLGAPTFTVDQANADSFARSLANGTSVDMETSSGDLSVAGNVQWNGNASLTLGAAHNVTIGTGATIGNTGNGNLTLRADAGGVDNGGSVTNGGTIDWSKSGGIVSALYDMNGSYAPGTVLTNSGWTAAPYSGLVTQATAYRLVNTLADLSNVSKDLAGNYALGKDIDASATAYPNYFTPIGQTTAAPFTGQFDGFGHSIDKLATQSDLVNDYFGMFGVIGTSGIVRNLNLTNASTGGYSSGGLGLLAGQNNGLVTYVNTTGAVGQNGFGGFGAGGLVGVNNGTVERSSSTADVGYQIPAGGLVGVNNGTIAQSYATGTTYAGNHGETGGLVAFNTGLITQSYATGSVGGFGGGGLVFVNGSTGVINESFAVGQVGGGGPPGDPEGGIAAYNQGAIHNNVYWNKDTTIRTTAAGSNSGTVPPDSNGLSTAQMSNVSNYLDWNIPAGGVWAMPAGATHPVLQWQQAQP; encoded by the coding sequence ATGCAGGATCGCATTCGTCCGTTTCTTCCCCAAATTCGTCATCGTCGCGCGAGGCTGCGGCCGCTCGCGATGTTTATATCGCTCATTGCGAGCTCTGCATACGCCGCGCCGCCCTTGCCAGCGGGCGGCCAGTTCGTCGCGGGCAGCGGCGCGATCAGCGGCGGCGGTCAGTCGCTCACGATCAATCAGACGTCGACGCGCGGCGTGATCGACTGGACCAGCTTTTCCATCGGCGGCGGACGGCAGGTCACGTTCAACAACGGCGCCGGCGCGACGCTCAATCGCGTGACGGGCGGCGAAGCGTCCGTGATCCTCGGCCAGCTCAGCGCGACGGGCAGCGTGTATCTCGTCAATCCGCAGGGCGTGCTCGTGGGGCCCGGCGGTGTCGTCGCGACGGGCGGGCGCTTCGTCGCGTCGGCGTTGAACATCGACGGCGACGCGTTCATGCAGGGCGGCCCGCTCACGCTCTCGGGCGGCGGCGACGGCATGGTCATCAATCTCGGCAAGATCGGCTCGAGCGGCGGCGACGTGTTCCTCGTGTCGCGCACGGCGGCGGTGAACGGCGGCAGCATCAGCGCGCCGCAGGGCACCGTGGAAATCGCGACGGGCAATCAGGTGCTGCTGCAGGATGCGTCGGGCGGACAGCAAGTGTTCGTGCAGGCGGGCAGCGGCGGCACGGCGATGAACGGCGGCGCGATCCAGGCGGCGCAGGCGAACCTGCAAGCCGCCGATGGCAACGTCTACGCGCTCGCGGGCAACAGCAGCGCGATCCGCGCGACCGGCACCGCGACGCGCGACGGCCACGTGTGGCTCGTCGCCGACCAGGGCGCGGTGCACGCGAACGGCGCGATCGCCGCCACCAACGCGAACGGCAGCGGCGGCACGGTCGAGACGCGCGCAACCACGCTCGATGTCGCAGGCGCGAACGTGCAGGCGCGCACGTGGAAGCTCGGCGCGCCAACCTTCACGGTCGATCAGGCGAACGCGGATTCGTTCGCGCGCAGTCTCGCCAACGGCACCTCGGTCGATATGGAAACCAGCAGCGGCGACCTGAGCGTGGCGGGCAACGTCCAGTGGAACGGCAATGCGTCGCTGACACTCGGCGCGGCGCATAACGTGACGATCGGCACGGGCGCGACCATCGGCAACACGGGCAACGGCAATCTCACGTTGCGCGCGGATGCGGGCGGCGTCGACAACGGCGGCAGCGTGACCAACGGCGGCACGATCGACTGGTCCAAAAGCGGCGGAATCGTGAGCGCGCTCTATGACATGAACGGCAGCTACGCGCCGGGCACGGTGCTCACCAACAGCGGATGGACCGCCGCGCCGTATAGCGGGCTCGTCACGCAGGCGACCGCTTACCGGCTCGTGAACACGCTCGCCGATCTGTCGAACGTGTCGAAGGACCTCGCGGGCAACTATGCGCTCGGCAAGGACATCGACGCGAGCGCGACGGCCTATCCCAACTACTTCACGCCGATCGGACAGACGACGGCCGCGCCGTTCACCGGACAGTTCGACGGCTTCGGCCACAGCATCGACAAACTCGCGACGCAGTCGGATCTCGTGAACGACTACTTCGGCATGTTCGGCGTGATCGGCACGAGCGGCATCGTGCGCAATCTGAATCTCACCAACGCCAGCACGGGCGGCTACTCGTCCGGTGGGCTCGGCTTGCTGGCGGGTCAAAACAATGGCCTCGTCACCTACGTCAACACGACGGGCGCGGTCGGGCAAAACGGCTTCGGCGGATTCGGCGCGGGCGGACTCGTCGGCGTGAACAACGGGACGGTCGAGCGCTCGTCGAGCACGGCGGATGTCGGCTATCAGATCCCGGCGGGCGGGCTGGTCGGCGTCAATAACGGGACCATCGCGCAGTCGTACGCGACCGGCACGACGTACGCCGGCAACCACGGCGAGACCGGCGGGCTCGTCGCGTTCAACACGGGACTCATCACGCAGTCATACGCGACCGGCAGCGTGGGCGGGTTTGGCGGCGGCGGGCTCGTGTTCGTCAACGGCAGCACGGGCGTCATCAACGAGTCGTTCGCGGTCGGGCAGGTCGGCGGCGGCGGGCCGCCGGGAGACCCGGAAGGCGGCATCGCCGCCTACAACCAGGGCGCGATCCACAACAACGTCTACTGGAACAAGGACACGACGATTCGCACGACTGCCGCCGGGTCGAACTCGGGCACGGTGCCGCCGGATTCGAACGGGCTGTCGACGGCGCAGATGAGCAATGTGTCGAATTACCTCGACTGGAATATTCCGGCGGGCGGCGTGTGGGCAATGCCTGCTGGCGCGACGCATCCGGTTTTGCAGTGGCAGCAGGCGCAGCCCTGA
- a CDS encoding porin, translated as MRIKAISLAALACIATSAHAQSSVTLFGILDEGIDYTSNVGGNHVYELTSGYAAGSRWGLRGVEDLGGGTKAVFQLESGVNLSNGAAGQGGRMFGRQAYVGVNNDRFGSVTLGRQYDSVVDYLAAPTANGNWAGYLFAHPFDNDNTDNSFRVNNTVKYASPSLGGLRFGGTYSFSNDANFAANRQYSVGASYANGGLLLGAAYLHADGTGSNANGAIATNDASFIASRMQIFGAGVNYTFGNATAGFAYTNSSYRDPVTNGYIGVPLASDGNTLKNLRYQNFEVNGKYQFTPAFFVGAQYVYSIETYDSTAGTVKPRIHSAGLMADYFLSKRTDVYVQGAYQKIAGKSTDSVMDQAFIPGTQGLSSNSEQFVARVALRHAF; from the coding sequence ATGAGAATCAAAGCAATCTCCCTGGCCGCACTCGCGTGCATCGCGACTTCAGCGCATGCTCAAAGCAGCGTCACGCTGTTCGGCATCCTCGACGAAGGCATCGACTACACGAGCAACGTCGGCGGGAATCATGTCTATGAACTCACGAGCGGCTATGCGGCGGGCAGCCGCTGGGGCCTGCGCGGCGTCGAGGATCTGGGCGGCGGCACGAAGGCCGTGTTCCAGCTCGAAAGCGGTGTGAACCTCAGCAACGGCGCGGCCGGCCAGGGCGGGCGCATGTTCGGTCGTCAAGCGTATGTGGGCGTGAACAATGACCGTTTCGGCTCGGTGACGCTCGGCCGCCAGTACGACTCCGTGGTCGACTATCTCGCGGCGCCGACGGCCAACGGCAACTGGGCAGGCTATCTCTTCGCGCATCCGTTCGACAACGACAACACCGACAACTCGTTCCGCGTGAACAACACGGTCAAATACGCGAGTCCGTCGCTCGGCGGCTTGCGCTTCGGCGGCACGTACAGCTTCAGCAACGACGCGAATTTCGCGGCCAACCGGCAATACAGCGTCGGGGCGTCGTATGCAAATGGCGGCCTGCTGCTGGGCGCGGCTTACCTGCACGCGGACGGCACCGGCTCCAATGCCAATGGCGCGATCGCGACGAACGACGCGAGTTTCATCGCGTCGCGCATGCAGATTTTCGGCGCGGGCGTGAACTACACGTTCGGCAACGCGACGGCGGGCTTTGCGTACACGAATTCGAGCTATCGCGATCCGGTGACGAACGGGTATATCGGCGTGCCGCTCGCCTCGGACGGCAACACGCTGAAGAATCTCCGATACCAGAACTTCGAAGTGAACGGGAAGTACCAGTTCACGCCGGCTTTCTTCGTCGGCGCGCAGTACGTGTATTCGATCGAAACATACGACTCGACGGCAGGCACCGTGAAGCCGCGCATCCACTCGGCCGGTCTGATGGCGGACTATTTCCTGTCCAAGCGCACCGATGTTTATGTGCAGGGCGCGTATCAGAAGATCGCCGGCAAATCGACGGATTCGGTGATGGATCAGGCGTTCATTCCGGGCACGCAGGGTTTGTCGTCGAACTCGGAGCAGTTCGTCGCGCGCGTGGCGTTGCGGCACGCGTTCTGA
- the aldA gene encoding aldehyde dehydrogenase, translating into MKLERNFVNGRFIEPVSDNVTAILNPATEELLGHVHDASREQALMAVEQAADAQRLWRVMPAAERGAHMQRLADAIVEASAEIGAALAMESGKSLQDATSEAVYAAQITRYHAEWARRIEGEVIPSDTPNENLVLHREPIGVVACLIPFNFPIYTLMRKVAPALIAGNTVVVRPSNNTPLSAFELARAVERAALPAGVVNILAMDHATAEAVCTHPKVGMITLTGSVNAGRKVLEYCKANIAKPSLELGGKTPAIIEPDADLHKAARELVASKLTHSGQLCTAIERVYVHESIHDEFVGLLREQMKARQIGDRYEDPSNMGPLVNNASRDGIHAMVRRAIEAGATLETGGEVPQRKGFFYPPTLLSNCRQDMEIVQEETFGPVLAVLKYATIDEALAMANDHQFGLSSVLYTENYRTAMKVANAIEAGELYINRTPADPYQGFHAGWKRSGIGGDDGKHGMLEFTQTRLVVMKY; encoded by the coding sequence ATGAAGTTAGAACGGAATTTTGTGAACGGACGTTTCATCGAGCCCGTAAGCGATAACGTCACCGCCATCCTGAATCCCGCGACGGAAGAGTTGCTGGGCCACGTGCACGATGCCTCGCGCGAGCAGGCGCTCATGGCCGTCGAACAGGCCGCCGACGCGCAGCGTCTGTGGCGCGTGATGCCCGCCGCCGAGCGCGGCGCGCATATGCAGCGTCTCGCGGATGCGATCGTCGAAGCCTCCGCCGAGATCGGCGCGGCGCTCGCGATGGAATCCGGCAAGAGCCTGCAAGACGCGACCAGCGAAGCCGTCTATGCCGCACAGATCACGCGCTATCACGCGGAGTGGGCGCGCCGTATCGAAGGCGAAGTCATTCCGAGCGATACGCCGAACGAAAACCTCGTGCTGCATCGCGAGCCGATCGGTGTGGTCGCGTGCCTGATCCCGTTCAATTTCCCCATCTACACGCTGATGCGCAAGGTCGCGCCGGCGCTGATCGCGGGCAATACGGTGGTAGTGCGTCCGAGCAACAACACGCCGCTGTCGGCTTTCGAACTGGCGCGCGCCGTCGAGCGCGCGGCGCTGCCCGCGGGCGTCGTCAATATTCTCGCGATGGATCACGCGACGGCGGAAGCCGTCTGCACGCATCCGAAGGTCGGCATGATCACGTTGACGGGCAGCGTCAACGCGGGCCGCAAGGTGCTCGAATACTGCAAGGCGAATATCGCGAAGCCTTCGCTCGAACTGGGCGGCAAGACGCCCGCGATCATCGAGCCGGACGCCGATCTGCACAAGGCCGCACGCGAACTCGTCGCCTCGAAGCTCACGCACAGCGGCCAGCTTTGCACGGCGATCGAGCGTGTCTACGTGCACGAGAGTATCCATGATGAATTCGTCGGCCTGCTGCGCGAGCAGATGAAGGCCAGGCAAATCGGCGATCGCTACGAGGACCCGAGCAACATGGGCCCGCTCGTGAACAACGCGTCGCGCGACGGCATTCACGCGATGGTCCGCCGCGCGATCGAAGCGGGCGCGACGCTCGAAACCGGCGGCGAAGTGCCGCAACGCAAGGGGTTCTTCTATCCGCCGACGCTGCTTTCGAATTGCCGCCAGGACATGGAGATCGTGCAGGAAGAGACCTTCGGCCCCGTGCTCGCGGTGCTGAAGTACGCGACCATCGACGAAGCGCTCGCGATGGCCAACGATCACCAGTTCGGTCTGTCGTCGGTGCTTTACACCGAAAACTATCGCACGGCAATGAAGGTCGCCAACGCGATCGAAGCGGGCGAGCTCTACATCAACCGCACGCCCGCCGACCCGTATCAGGGTTTCCATGCCGGCTGGAAGCGCTCCGGCATCGGCGGCGACGACGGCAAGCACGGCATGCTCGAATTCACGCAGACGCGTCTCGTCGTCATGAAGTACTGA
- a CDS encoding nitrate/nitrite transporter: MSTNSAQSSESVVAPREGTRADRYLQLALLVIAAGAIYPILYLRQVYQPTMLEVFHISEAQLGYLYSALGTIFLVCYLPSGWLADRVAPRVLISFSLIATGALGLWYSTAPSFGSLIVIFGCWGLTTGLTFWAAIIKRVQMIAAADEQGRFFGFLDGGRGLIEALLATIAISLFAWATQTHAESTGAGFRLVVYMYAFLCIGLGVVLGLVRDPQGAQPARAAREKRNVLRDLAVLLKNPQLWLLSAIVFCGYQVFWATYSFSAYLHEKEIGLSVVAAGFITTAKLWMRPIGGIGGGFLGDRFSKTSVLVFALFAAAAALLVLMAAPSIGSHALIAVVVLFIGVMTYAIRGLYWSLLDQCKVPAEIMGLAIGLVSVIGYSPDAVLPLINGYLTQNYPGAHGYQLYFGYIAFMSALGGVAALFFKHRLNKLGAQQ; this comes from the coding sequence GTGTCAACGAATTCCGCTCAATCCAGTGAAAGCGTCGTCGCGCCGCGCGAAGGCACGCGCGCCGACCGCTATCTGCAACTCGCGCTGCTCGTGATCGCCGCTGGCGCCATCTATCCGATTCTGTATCTGCGGCAGGTCTATCAGCCGACGATGCTCGAAGTCTTCCACATCAGCGAAGCGCAACTCGGCTATTTGTATTCCGCGCTCGGCACGATCTTTCTCGTCTGCTATTTGCCGAGCGGCTGGCTCGCGGACCGCGTCGCGCCGCGCGTGCTCATCAGCTTTTCGCTGATCGCGACGGGCGCGCTTGGGCTCTGGTATTCGACTGCGCCATCGTTCGGCTCGCTGATCGTGATCTTCGGATGCTGGGGGCTGACGACCGGCCTGACGTTCTGGGCCGCGATCATCAAGCGCGTGCAGATGATCGCCGCCGCCGACGAGCAAGGCCGCTTCTTCGGCTTTCTCGATGGCGGCCGCGGCCTGATCGAAGCGCTGCTCGCGACCATCGCGATCAGCCTGTTCGCATGGGCCACGCAGACGCACGCCGAATCGACGGGGGCGGGCTTCCGGCTCGTCGTATACATGTACGCGTTCCTGTGCATCGGGCTCGGCGTGGTGCTCGGTCTCGTGCGCGATCCGCAAGGCGCGCAGCCGGCGCGGGCCGCGCGCGAAAAGCGCAACGTGCTGCGCGATCTCGCGGTGCTGCTGAAGAACCCGCAACTGTGGCTGCTCTCGGCCATCGTGTTCTGCGGCTATCAGGTGTTCTGGGCGACCTACAGCTTCTCCGCGTATCTGCATGAGAAGGAAATTGGCTTGTCGGTGGTCGCGGCGGGTTTCATCACCACCGCCAAACTGTGGATGCGCCCGATCGGCGGCATCGGCGGGGGCTTTCTCGGCGACCGTTTCTCGAAGACCTCCGTGCTCGTGTTCGCGCTGTTCGCTGCCGCCGCTGCGCTGCTCGTGCTGATGGCCGCGCCTTCGATCGGCAGTCACGCGCTCATCGCGGTGGTCGTGCTGTTCATCGGCGTGATGACGTACGCGATTCGCGGCCTCTACTGGTCGTTGCTCGATCAGTGCAAGGTGCCCGCCGAAATCATGGGTCTCGCGATCGGCCTCGTCTCGGTGATCGGCTACTCGCCCGATGCGGTGCTGCCGCTCATCAACGGCTATCTCACGCAGAACTATCCCGGCGCGCATGGCTATCAGCTCTATTTCGGCTATATCGCGTTCATGTCCGCGCTGGGCGGCGTGGCCGCGCTTTTCTTCAAACATCGACTGAACAAACTGGGAGCGCAACAATGA
- a CDS encoding mandelate racemase/muconate lactonizing enzyme family protein, giving the protein MKIAALETHIVAVPPPHIGGMYWIFVKLRTACGIEGVGEIYSATFHPKAMAPIIEDVFERYLLGHDPHHVERFYREAYSSGFTQRPDLTMMGVVSGLEMACWDIIGKAAGKPVYELLGGRVHERLRSYTYLYPKNARGEYDYDDPDLAAECAAHNVALGFTAVKFDPAGPYTAYSGHQISLEVMDRCETFCRKVREAVGSKADLLFGTHGQMVPSSAIRLAQRLEKFDPLWFEEPVPPGQESAMAQVAAKTSIPIAAGERLTTKYEFFRLLEARAASILQFNVGRVGGLLEAKKIASLAEVYYAQIAPHLYNGPVGAAASIQIAACTPNFLIQESIGTWDGFHAEVLKTKIRWEDGYIIPSTEPGLGVELNMDVVRAHTPYTGERLHLQMAAKPADVKDLAPAKG; this is encoded by the coding sequence ATGAAGATCGCCGCGCTGGAAACGCATATCGTCGCGGTGCCGCCGCCGCACATCGGCGGGATGTACTGGATTTTCGTCAAGCTGCGCACCGCGTGCGGCATCGAGGGCGTCGGCGAGATCTATTCCGCGACGTTCCATCCGAAAGCGATGGCGCCGATCATCGAAGACGTGTTCGAGCGCTATCTGCTCGGCCACGATCCGCATCACGTCGAGCGCTTCTATCGCGAGGCGTATTCGAGCGGCTTCACGCAACGCCCCGATCTCACCATGATGGGCGTCGTCAGCGGCCTGGAAATGGCGTGCTGGGACATCATCGGTAAGGCGGCGGGCAAGCCGGTGTACGAGCTGCTCGGCGGCCGCGTGCACGAGCGTCTGCGTTCGTACACCTATCTCTATCCGAAGAACGCGCGCGGCGAATACGACTACGACGATCCCGATCTCGCCGCCGAATGCGCCGCGCACAACGTCGCGCTCGGTTTCACGGCCGTGAAGTTCGATCCGGCAGGTCCGTACACCGCGTATTCCGGCCATCAGATTTCGCTCGAAGTGATGGACCGTTGCGAAACGTTCTGCCGCAAGGTGCGCGAGGCCGTCGGCAGCAAGGCCGATCTGCTGTTCGGCACGCACGGCCAGATGGTGCCGTCATCGGCGATCCGTCTCGCGCAGCGCCTCGAAAAGTTCGATCCGCTGTGGTTCGAGGAGCCGGTGCCGCCGGGACAGGAAAGCGCGATGGCGCAAGTCGCCGCGAAGACCAGTATTCCGATCGCGGCGGGCGAGCGCCTCACGACAAAGTACGAGTTCTTCAGGCTGCTCGAAGCACGCGCGGCGTCGATTCTGCAGTTCAACGTCGGGCGCGTGGGCGGTCTGCTCGAAGCGAAGAAGATTGCGAGTCTCGCCGAGGTGTATTACGCGCAGATCGCGCCGCATCTCTACAACGGCCCGGTCGGCGCGGCTGCGAGCATCCAGATCGCCGCGTGCACGCCGAACTTCCTGATTCAGGAAAGCATCGGCACATGGGACGGCTTTCACGCCGAGGTGCTCAAGACGAAGATCCGCTGGGAAGACGGCTACATCATTCCGTCGACGGAGCCGGGTCTGGGCGTCGAACTGAACATGGATGTCGTGCGCGCGCATACGCCGTACACGGGTGAGCGTCTGCATCTGCAGATGGCGGCGAAGCCCGCCGACGTGAAGGATCTCGCGCCCGCGAAGGGCTGA
- a CDS encoding GMC family oxidoreductase, which translates to MEFDYIIVGAGSAGCILADRLTESGEHSVLLLEAGGKDDSCWFRIPVGFTKTYYNPEYNWMYYSEPEAQLKDRSLYCPRGKVQGGSGSINAMIYVRGQPHDFDDWARAGNAGWGYRDVLPYFRRLESHWAGDTQYHGASGKISISSMKDGAHAICGTFLEGARQAGYPVTGDINGADYEGATIYDINARKGERSSSSFEYLHPVLGRKNLRVERNVSVSRVLFDGARATGVTATRAGESLQFRAKREVILSAGAVDTPKLMQLSGLGDGALLARHGIPVVRELPAVGQNLQDHLCVSFYYRATVPTLNDELRSLVGKIKAGMRYMTSRKGPLSMSVNQSGGFFKGDDEETQPNLQLYFNPLSYRIPKSSKAQLEPEPYSGFLLCFNPCRPTSRGSIEIASNRVEDAAKIRINALTTPKDVHEAVQGSKLVRKIMSSAALRAITAEEISPGPDVRSDADLLEYFREQSGSIYHLCGSCAMGPDERTSVVDERLRVHGIEGLRIVDASIFPNITSGNLNAPVMMVAEKGADMILDDARTVVERVPAPAEPAAIG; encoded by the coding sequence ATGGAATTCGATTACATCATCGTGGGTGCGGGATCGGCGGGCTGCATTCTCGCCGATCGCCTCACCGAGTCCGGCGAGCATTCGGTGCTGCTGCTCGAAGCGGGCGGCAAGGACGATTCGTGCTGGTTCAGGATTCCGGTCGGTTTCACGAAGACCTACTACAACCCGGAATACAACTGGATGTACTACAGCGAGCCGGAAGCGCAACTGAAGGACCGCTCGCTGTATTGCCCGCGCGGCAAGGTGCAGGGCGGCTCCGGCTCGATCAACGCGATGATCTACGTGCGCGGCCAGCCGCACGATTTCGACGACTGGGCGCGCGCGGGCAATGCGGGCTGGGGTTATCGCGACGTGCTGCCGTATTTCCGCCGCCTCGAATCGCACTGGGCCGGCGACACGCAGTACCACGGCGCGAGCGGCAAGATCAGCATTTCGTCGATGAAGGACGGCGCCCACGCCATCTGCGGGACGTTCCTCGAAGGCGCGCGGCAGGCAGGCTATCCCGTCACCGGCGACATCAACGGTGCGGACTACGAAGGCGCGACCATCTACGACATCAACGCGCGCAAGGGTGAGCGTTCGTCGAGCAGCTTCGAGTATCTGCATCCGGTGCTGGGACGCAAGAACCTGCGCGTGGAGCGCAATGTCAGCGTGAGCCGCGTGCTCTTCGACGGCGCGCGCGCGACCGGCGTGACGGCGACGCGCGCGGGCGAGTCGCTGCAATTCCGTGCGAAGCGCGAAGTGATTCTGTCGGCGGGCGCGGTGGATACGCCCAAGCTCATGCAGCTCTCCGGTCTCGGCGATGGCGCGCTGCTCGCGCGGCACGGCATTCCGGTCGTGCGCGAGCTGCCGGCCGTCGGCCAGAATCTGCAGGATCACCTGTGCGTCAGCTTCTACTATCGCGCGACGGTCCCGACGCTGAATGACGAACTGCGATCGCTCGTCGGCAAGATCAAGGCCGGGATGCGCTATATGACCTCGCGCAAGGGGCCGCTCTCGATGAGCGTGAACCAGTCGGGCGGCTTCTTCAAGGGCGATGACGAAGAGACGCAACCGAACCTGCAGTTGTACTTCAATCCGCTCTCGTATCGCATTCCGAAGAGCAGCAAGGCGCAGCTCGAACCCGAGCCGTACTCGGGCTTCCTGCTGTGCTTCAACCCGTGCCGCCCGACGAGCCGCGGCTCGATCGAAATCGCGTCGAACCGCGTGGAAGATGCCGCGAAGATCCGCATCAACGCGCTGACGACGCCGAAGGATGTCCACGAAGCGGTGCAGGGCAGCAAGCTCGTGCGCAAGATCATGAGTTCGGCTGCGCTGCGCGCGATCACGGCGGAGGAAATCTCGCCGGGACCGGACGTGCGGAGCGACGCCGACCTGCTGGAGTACTTCCGCGAGCAGTCGGGCTCGATCTACCACTTGTGCGGTTCCTGCGCGATGGGGCCGGACGAGCGCACGTCGGTCGTCGACGAGCGGTTGCGCGTGCATGGCATCGAGGGCTTGCGCATCGTGGATGCGTCGATTTTCCCGAACATCACGTCAGGCAATCTCAACGCGCCGGTGATGATGGTCGCGGAGAAAGGCGCGGACATGATTCTCGACGACGCGCGCACGGTCGTCGAACGCGTTCCGGCGCCGGCCGAACCCGCGGCGATCGGCTGA
- a CDS encoding LysR substrate-binding domain-containing protein has translation MPALNALRAFEVAGHTGSFTRAAEMLHVTQSAVSRQVRQLETQLGEPLLLRRHHHLELSATGRLLLQALKMSFDRIELTVRSIQERTHLTRLRVNAPPTFASRWLMPRLQSLRAAAPDLEISLTTQRKDDLVESGALDCAIRFGNGEWEGLDNQLLMNERHIAVCSPSLIGEEDSADIDLNSFTLLHVLAASDQRYLTWQHWLKAANIDDVDTHGGYEFDLLDHAIRAAVDGIGVTIADRHMIAHELRQGTLVPIVDVEVDGHQSYWLVTRTGHDDAPQVALFREWLRAEIEMQAGGRGARRGARR, from the coding sequence ATGCCTGCCCTGAATGCGCTGAGGGCTTTCGAGGTCGCCGGACATACCGGCAGCTTCACGCGCGCCGCCGAAATGCTGCACGTGACGCAAAGCGCGGTGAGCCGCCAGGTGCGCCAGCTCGAGACGCAGCTCGGCGAGCCGTTGCTGCTGCGCCGGCATCATCATCTGGAATTGTCGGCGACGGGGCGCCTCCTGCTGCAGGCGCTCAAGATGTCCTTCGACCGCATCGAGCTCACGGTGCGCAGCATTCAGGAAAGAACTCATCTGACGCGCTTGCGCGTGAACGCGCCGCCTACCTTCGCCAGCCGATGGTTGATGCCGCGGCTGCAATCGTTGCGCGCCGCCGCGCCGGACCTCGAAATCTCGCTGACCACGCAACGCAAGGACGATCTCGTCGAATCGGGCGCGCTCGATTGCGCGATTCGCTTCGGCAACGGCGAGTGGGAAGGTCTCGACAACCAGTTGCTGATGAACGAGCGGCATATCGCGGTGTGTTCGCCTTCGCTGATCGGCGAGGAAGATAGCGCCGATATCGACCTGAACAGCTTCACGTTGCTGCATGTGCTCGCGGCGAGCGATCAGCGCTATCTGACGTGGCAGCACTGGCTGAAGGCAGCGAATATCGACGATGTCGATACGCACGGCGGCTACGAGTTCGATCTGCTCGATCATGCGATCCGCGCGGCGGTCGACGGCATCGGCGTCACCATCGCCGATCGACATATGATCGCGCACGAGTTGCGGCAGGGCACGCTCGTGCCGATCGTCGATGTCGAGGTGGACGGGCATCAGTCATACTGGCTCGTCACGCGCACCGGTCATGACGATGCGCCGCAGGTGGCGCTTTTTCGCGAGTGGCTGCGCGCGGAGATCGAGATGCAGGCGGGCGGACGCGGCGCCAGGCGAGGCGCGCGCAGATAA